The genomic DNA GCATCAAGGACAACAACAGCACACCCCACCGGGAAAGCGTTGGAATCCCTGTAGAGGCCGCGGCCAGTGCCACACCGCCCGGATCCGGGATAGCGCCATTCAGCGCTAGATCATCATCCCCCAAGCCGCCATCCGTAAGTACCAGCGTGACTGTGTTGCCGGTGATCGTCGCTCCGGGGAACGGGTACCAGTGGGGAGCACCCTGGCCCGGCGTAGGGCCGTATTTCATGTACACGGCGCCGGATGGGAACGGCAGCGGATAAGTCAGCGTGATGGTCACGGCGGCACCGTTGGGGCAACCTCCGACGATCACATCGAATAAGCCCTGGGGAAACACATACCCGGCCGTGCCCCCGGAAGGCGGCGAGCCCGCGCCTCCCGTGCGAGGGATGAAATTCGCCTGGTCAAAACCGCAGCCAGCCGGCCCCGACAGGCTGGCATTCACCGTACCGCCTCCGGTGGGGCTGATGCCCGTCGCCGTGGTGGGGCGGGAACGCATCACGGTGACCGTGTAGTTTTTGGTGGAGCCGCTCTGGGCGGTCACTTGCACAGTGACCACGTTGTTGCCGACGTTCAGCGCAATGGGGGCCGACGCGTTGCCGCTGGGCGTGGCAACGCCGTTGACCATGACACTCGCACTGCCATCGGCCACGGTGGGGGTGACGGTGATAGAGCTGTCGGGCACGGTAGCGGTGTAGTTCTGCTGGGCCGCGCTGAATACCGGGCTCAGGGTGCCGCTCGACAACAACAATGCGCCCAGGTCGTTATTCGACGAGACCGCACGCGTCACGGTGACCGTGTAGGTCTTGGTGGTGCCATTCTGCGCGGTGACCACGACCGTGACGGTGTTCGCACCGGTGTTCATGGCGATGGCGCCGGAGGCATTGCCGCTGGCCACGGCAACGCCGTTGACCGTCACCGCTGCGTTCGGTTCATTGACCGTCGGCGTGACGGTGATGCTGGTGGTCGCGGCCGCGATCAACATCGTGTAGCCCGTGGTGCTCGGCGCAAACGCCGGGCTGATGCTGCCGCCCGACAAGGCCAGGGCCGACAGGTTGGCGTCGCCCGATCCCGCCCGCGTCACCGTCACCGTGTAGGTCTTGGTGGTGGTGCCGTCCTGCGCTGTCACGACGGTGGTAACGGTGTTGGCACCCACCGCCAGCGCAATCGCGCCCGAGGCATTGCCGCTGGTGGTGGCCACCCCGTTCACTGTGACGCTGGCAGTGGCATCGGCCACGGTTGGCGTCACGGTGAGTGAGGTGGTGGCGTTGCCGACGCTGGCCGTGTAGCTGGTGGTGCCAGCGGCAAAGGCAGGCGCCAAGGTGCCACTGGACAAGGACAGCGCAGACAGATCAGCGTCACTCGAAGGCAGCGCGCGCGTGATGGTCACGGTGTAGCTTTTGGTCGCGCCGTTCTGGGCGGTGACGACGATGGTGACCGTGTTACTGCCCGGGTTCATCGCGATGGCACCCGAGACGGCCCCGCTGGTGACAGCCACCCCGTTGACGGTGATGCTGGAGGTGCCAGCGGCCGCGGTGGGGGTGACGGTAAGGCTGGAGGTGCCGGCCGCGATGGAGGCGACATAGCCCGTCGTGCCCGCCGCGAACACCGGGCTCAAAGTGCCGCTAGAGAGGCTCAGCGCAGACAACTCAGCGTTGGACGACGCGGCACGGGTCACGGTGACGGTATACGTCTTGGTCGTGGTGCCGTCCTGGGCCGTAACGACCGTGGTCAGGGTGTTGCTGCCCACATTCAGCGCAATCGCGCCCGAGGCATTGCCGCTGGTCGTGGCCACACCGTTCACGGTGACGCTGGAGGTACCGGCGGCCACGGTCGGGGTCACGGTGAGCGAGGTGGTGGCGTTGCTGACGCTGGCCGTGTAGCTGGTGGTGCCAGCTGCAAACACAGGCGCCAAGGTGCCGCTGGACAGCGACAGCGCAGACAAGTCGGCATTGGACGACCCGGCCCGGGTCACGGTCACGGTGTAGCTTAGCGGCGTGCCGTTCTGCGCGGTGACGGTGACGGTGATGGTGTTGCTGCCGACGTTCAGCGCAATCGCGCCCGAGGCGTTGCCGCTGGTGGTGGCCACGCCATTGACGGTCACGCTCGCAGTGGCGTCGGCCACGGTCGGAGTGACGGTCAGCGACGTGGTGGCATTGCCCACGCTGGCCGTGTAGCCGGTGGTGCCCGAGGCAAACACCGGGGCCAGGGTCCCGCTTGAAAGCGACAGCGCGCCCAGCTGGTTGTTGCCCGACGCAGCACTGCGGGTGACCGTGGCGGTGTAGGTGCTGGTCGTGGTGCCGTCCTGGGCGGTCACGACGGTGGTAATCGTGTTGGAGCCCACTGCCAACGCAATGGCCCCCGACGCATTGCCGCTGGTGACAGCGACCCCGTTGACGGTGACGCTGGCAGTGGCGTCGGCCACGGTGGGCATGGCGGTGAGCGATGTTGTAGTGAAGGGCACGCTGGCCGTGTAGGAGGTGGTGCCCGAGGCGAACACGGGGTTCAAAGTACCTGCCGAGAGCGCTAGGTGTGATGTCTCAATAGGTTGTTCATCCGTCTCGGATTTGGGAAGCTGTGGTTACCAGGCCAAGCAACTCAAGTCAGGAGAGACGGATGAACAGTCATAAGCATGCCCGCTTGACGGCTGCGGGTCGAGCCCTGCTGGTCAGCAGGGTATTGGACGAAGGCTGGTGCGTGACAGCGGCCGCCCAGGCCATGGGCGTGAGCTGCCGCACCGGGTTCAAGTGGCTGGCCCGCTTCAGGGCCGAAGGCACAGCAGGGCTGTGTGATCGAAGCTCGCGACCGCATCACAGCCCCACAGCTTGCCGCCCCGAACAGGTGAGCCAGTTCGAACTGCACCGCCGACAACGCCTGCCGTTGTGGCGCATCGCCCGCGAGTGCGGCCGCAGCCTGTCCACCGTGGCCCGGCACATGGCCCGCCTGGGCTTGAGCCGCTTGAGCGCCTTGCAACCGCCCGTGCCCGTGTGCCGCTATGAGCGGGCCAGCCCTGGCGAGTTGCTGCACATCGACACCAAGCGCCTGGGACGCATCCAGGGCGTGGGCCACCGAATCACGGGCCAGCGCCAGCACCGCAACCGAGGCATCGGCTGGGACGCCGTGCATCTGGCCATCGACGATCACTCCCGGGTCTCCTTCGCCCGGGTGTTGGGCGATGAGACGGCCCCGAGCTGCGTGCAGTTCCTGCGCCAGGCCGTGGACTACTACGCCAGCCTGGGCGTGCGCATCGAGCGCGTCATGACCGACAACGGCGCGGGCTACAAGAACACCTTCGGGGCAGCCTGCCAGGAACTGGGCATCCGGCACATCCGAACACGGCCCTACACGCCCAAGACCAACGGCAAGGCCGAGCGCTTCGTGCAGACCAGTTTGCGCGAATGGGCCTATGCCAGACCCTACGAGAGTTCAGCCCAGCGCCAAGCTGCATTGCAGCCATTCATTGACGGCTACAACTGGTGTCGACCACACTCCGCTCTCAACCATCAGCCGCCCATCAGCCGCATTCCGGCCATGAACAACCTCCTGAGAATCAACAGCTAGGTTGCTCAGGTTGGCATTGCTCGAGGGCGGTGCCGCGCGCGTGACGGTGATGGTGTAGGTCTTGGTGGTGCTCCCGTCGAGAGCCGTGACGACGGTGGTGATGGTGTTGGAGCCGACGTTCAGCGCAATAGCCCCTGAGGCGGTGCCGCTGGCAACGGTCACACCGTTGACGGTGACGGGTGCGCCCGGAGTGTCGACCGTTGGCGTGACAGTCGTGCTGGTTATTGCGTTGGCGACCGTAAAGCCGTAGCTGGTTGTGGCGGCCAAGAATGAAAAGCCGCCAGACGACGCCGACAGGGCACTCAAGTCGGCATTGCCGGTGGGCTCGGTGAACACGAAGTTGTTGAAACCTTCCTGCCACAGCTGGTTGGGCGCTCCGGCGCTGCCAGTGGTGGTGATCCGGACCTCGTCGACATTTCCGAAGTCCGCCAGCAGATTGACGGTGACGTTGGAGCCGCCCGCATCGGCAACAAAGGGATGGCCGGCACCCGTTGCCACGCCGTTGCGGTAGCCGGTGGCGGTATAGGTCGCTCCCAGCGCCTGCACGTCCTGGATGACGAAACTGGTGATGCCGAACAGACGGTTCAACTGGCTTTTGATGACAAGCGCGCCGACCGCGTTCAAGGTGCTGAAGATCAGCATGGAGTTGCTGCCGCTGCTGGTCAGGTCGAAGTTCGTGACACTGCCGCTGAGCGTATTGCCGACGTTGGCGAAGTAGATCTCGTATTCGATGTTGGGAAAATGGATCTGGGCCGAGAGATTGCTGTCGAGGAACTTGGAGACCGTGAAGGTGTTGTCCGCGAGGGTCGGATTGATCGACAAGGTGCCAGCGACGGTGGGCAGGACATGGCGGTACGAGGGGAAGGCCAGGACCGTGCTGCGCAATGGGCCGGTACGGTGTTCCAGCAGCCAGTCGCCGCCTTGACCGGCATCACCCGTGAGGTTGGTGGACGCGGCCACCTGTGCACCGGTTGCCTCGGCCAGCAGGGCTATGAATGCCTGGCCTTCAGCGCCCCGCCCCACCTCGCAACCGTACAGCAGCAGGTCGGCCTCGTCGCCAAGCGCCTCGCGAATGCGCGCGAGGTCCGGGCCCCTCCCCCGCAATGCCTGGCTGTCGAGGGTCAGCGAGCCCAGGGCCAATGCACCTTGCGCACCATGCGAGATCAAATGGATGGCGGAGATGTTCTTGCGGCCCGACAGCGCGTCGGCCATCTGGCGCAAGCCATCAGTCCTGGCATCCAGCACGACAACCTCTGCCGCTGAACCCGCGCCAGCCATCAACGCTTCGTGGTGGGCCACATCATCTTCAATGAAAAGTACCGCCGTGCGTGCCAGGGCAGGGGTCGGCAGCGCCGCGGCGAACGCCAGCGAAGAAGCCGCCCCCAATATCCAGAAAAAACCCGCCACCCACAGCGCCCGGAGAAAAACAACTTCTGAAAATTTTTTCCCCAGATATCCCTCATTGATTTTTTTCACTAATTGCAATCAGTAAATTTGAAATTGAATGCAGTAAATCATGATTCCTTATAAATAACCATTGATATATTAAATTCAGCAATAAAGCGCTTGAAATGCAACACCAGACAAAAACCAC from Acidovorax sp. A79 includes the following:
- a CDS encoding IPTL-CTERM sorting domain-containing protein translates to MFASGTTSYTASVPFTTTSLTAMPTVADATASVTVNGVAVTSGNASGAIALAVGSNTITTVVTAQDGTTTSTYTATVTRSAASGNNQLGALSLSSGTLAPVFASGTTGYTASVGNATTSLTVTPTVADATASVTVNGVATTSGNASGAIALNVGSNTITVTVTAQNGTPLSYTVTVTRAGSSNADLSALSLSSGTLAPVFAAGTTSYTASVSNATTSLTVTPTVAAGTSSVTVNGVATTSGNASGAIALNVGSNTLTTVVTAQDGTTTKTYTVTVTRAASSNAELSALSLSSGTLSPVFAAGTTGYVASIAAGTSSLTVTPTAAAGTSSITVNGVAVTSGAVSGAIAMNPGSNTVTIVVTAQNGATKSYTVTITRALPSSDADLSALSLSSGTLAPAFAAGTTSYTASVGNATTSLTVTPTVADATASVTVNGVATTSGNASGAIALAVGANTVTTVVTAQDGTTTKTYTVTVTRAGSGDANLSALALSGGSISPAFAPSTTGYTMLIAAATTSITVTPTVNEPNAAVTVNGVAVASGNASGAIAMNTGANTVTVVVTAQNGTTKTYTVTVTRAVSSNNDLGALLLSSGTLSPVFSAAQQNYTATVPDSSITVTPTVADGSASVMVNGVATPSGNASAPIALNVGNNVVTVQVTAQSGSTKNYTVTVMRSRPTTATGISPTGGGTVNASLSGPAGCGFDQANFIPRTGGAGSPPSGGTAGYVFPQGLFDVIVGGCPNGAAVTITLTYPLPFPSGAVYMKYGPTPGQGAPHWYPFPGATITGNTVTLVLTDGGLGDDDLALNGAIPDPGGVALAAASTGIPTLSRWGVLLLSLMLAAIAVLWTGAPSREQLVLIARTSEVSLKRRYRDEDRQTED
- a CDS encoding IS481 family transposase, with the protein product MNSHKHARLTAAGRALLVSRVLDEGWCVTAAAQAMGVSCRTGFKWLARFRAEGTAGLCDRSSRPHHSPTACRPEQVSQFELHRRQRLPLWRIARECGRSLSTVARHMARLGLSRLSALQPPVPVCRYERASPGELLHIDTKRLGRIQGVGHRITGQRQHRNRGIGWDAVHLAIDDHSRVSFARVLGDETAPSCVQFLRQAVDYYASLGVRIERVMTDNGAGYKNTFGAACQELGIRHIRTRPYTPKTNGKAERFVQTSLREWAYARPYESSAQRQAALQPFIDGYNWCRPHSALNHQPPISRIPAMNNLLRINS